A region of Necator americanus strain Aroian chromosome I, whole genome shotgun sequence DNA encodes the following proteins:
- a CDS encoding hypothetical protein (NECATOR_CHRI.G1393.T2) produces the protein MAICTYKARTFASEAAIEDLMMQAKKIKYDVIGLTETRRRHPLNAVYETGGKLFLGTCDSRGAGGVGVLVNASMAKNIGIASFEQLTTRIGRLRMRKCGPTPALTVFVAYALSSSHDEEEVEAFYMDLEKFYREDHVFYKVIIGDFNAKVGPRRTPEELHIGTHGLQWNDRGERLSEFIMTTKTIHGNSQFQKPSSLRWTWESPGGGYRNEIDHIIVNKRFCLTDVAVVPKFYTGLDHRLLRGKFSFTRRAEKAAKFRGRNPRTIINRDFFATLAGFWEDSAMDNIDDEYDRLVEHLHDCCEEG, from the coding sequence atggcgatctgtacttataaagCACGTACgtttgcatcggaagcggccatcgaagatctgatgatgcaagccaagaagatcaagtacgacgtcatcggactgaccgagacgagacgacgtcaccctctcaacgccgtatatgaaactggaggaaaactgttcttaggaacatgcgacagcagAGGTGCTGgaggagttggtgtcctcgtcaacgcGAGCATGGCAAAGAATATTGGTATCgcctcttttgaacaacttacgacccgaatcggacgtctgcggatgagaaaatgtggtccaacaccagctttgactgtcttcgtcgcttacgctctaTCATCAAGccacgatgaagaagaagtcgaagctttctatatggacctggagaagttctaccgagaagatcatgtcttctacaaggtcataattggcgatttcaacgccaaagttggcccaagaagaacgccggaggaacttcacatcgggacccacggcctacaatggaatgaccggggggagaggctctccgagttcatcatgacgactaagaccatccatgggaactcgcaattccagaagccttcctctctacgctggacgtgggagtcacccggtggagggtaccgtaatgaaatagaccacatcatcgtcaataaaaggttctgcctgacggatgtcgctgttgtaccaaagttctacacGGGAttggaccatcgcctcctccgaggaaaattttccttcacaaggagagcagagaaagccgccaagttcagagggagaaatcccagaactatcatcaacCGGGAtttcttcgctacgttagccggcttttgggaagattccgcaatggacaacatcgacgacgaatatgaccggctcgttgaacaccttcacgactgctgcgaagaaggctga
- a CDS encoding hypothetical protein (NECATOR_CHRI.G1395.T1) translates to MMLFVSHAKGGNGRITDAHSTSSKINESQGNQGDQGGKLLNGQSLVLGQLSCCFKWIIFEDCLQQVVVKFRRAAATFLIFKAHIATTKPLEPTRYHGFGGASLTPNSVDIPSCLRCRPAQLELVEEEFVKILTGRIIFLVLVLTKL, encoded by the coding sequence atgatgctcttcgtgtcccacgcgaaaggaggaaatggaagaattactgacgcccactcgaccagttcgaagatcaacgagagtcaaggtaatcaaggtgatcaaggtggaAAACTGTTGAATGGTCAAAGCCTAGTTCTTGGGCAACTCTCGTGTTGTTTTAAGTGGATCATCTTTGAAGATTGCCTTCAGCAGGTGGTCGTCAAATTCAGAAGAGCGGCTGCGACCTTCCTTATTTTCAAGGCCCATATCGCCACAACAAAACCTTTGGAACCAACGCGGTATCATGGATTCGGTGGTGCTTCCCTCACCCCAAACAGCGTTGATATTCCGAGCTGTCTCCGCTGCAGACCTGCCCAGCTTGAACTCGTAGAAGAAGAATTTGTGAAAATCTTGACTGGACGTATTATCTTCTTAGTCTTGGTACTGACCAAACTCTGA
- a CDS encoding hypothetical protein (NECATOR_CHRI.G1396.T1): protein MGSSTALAVQPGPGRDYHLFRSLQHHLEEKRYDDREHLENDLWTFFASKSLEFYAKGIRDLVRRWQKVIDVDGDYFVE from the coding sequence atgggaagttctactgCACTCGccgtacagcccggacctggccgcgactaccacctcttccgatcgcttcagcatcacctggaagagaagcgctacgatgatcgtgagcacctcgaaaatgacctttggactttcttcgcctccaagtcgctggagttctacgccaaaggaatccgtgatcttgtgagacgttggcagaaggttatcgatgttgatggagattatttcgtcgaataa
- a CDS encoding hypothetical protein (NECATOR_CHRI.G1393.T3), translated as MEKIIYDFYSDLFDSHVHFSPHHLREDGQVFPEVLPSEIRHATMSNLPPVLINTLARLFTRYLSECKVPKQWKTSKTVLLYKKGDPHDIGNYRPICLLSVIYKLFTKVILNRIEKVLDEGQPCEQAGFRKGFSTIDHIHTVSKLIEVSREYKMPLCLTFIDLKKAFDSLETEAVVEALDNQSVPTQYIKVLRELYSNFTTGISPFYKNVIIDVKRGVRQGDTISPKIFTTTLENAMRKLEWDDMGVKAIVGILTLIQTIATVIFMFNDSGRRTLDIVLFIIFRILFIALIFYTAFVAFKLSVHYKNEG; from the exons atggagaaaatcatctacgacttctactctgatctcttcgacagccatgtccacttttctcctcaccatctgagggaagatggacaagtctttccagaggttctcccgtccgaaatacgacatgctaccatgtcg aaccttccgccagtactcatcaacaccttggcgaggctctttacacgttatctgtcggaatgcaaggttcctaaacagtggaagactagcaagaccgtgttgttgtataaaaaaggagatccacatgacattggcaactatcgtccaatctgcctactgtccgtcatctacaagctctttacaaaagtgatccttaataggattgaaaaagtcttggatgaaggacagccatgcgagcaagcagggtttcgaaaaggattcagcacgattgatcacattcacactgtttcgaaactcatcgaggtatcacgagagtacaagatgccgctctgtctcaccttcatcgacttaaagaaggccttcgactcacttgagacggaagcggtcgtggaagccttggacaaccaaagcgtacctactcagtacataaaggtacttcgagagttgtacagtaacttcacgaccggaatttcgccattctacaagaatgtcatcattgacgtgaagaggggagtccgacagggtgatacaatctcacccaaaatattcacaaccaccctcgagaacgcaatgcgaaagttggaatgggacgacatgggagtgaag gcTATAGTGGGAATACTAACACTCATTCAGACTATTGCAACCGTTATCTTCATGTTCAACGACTCAG GCCGTCGAACACTTGATATTGTCCTCTTCATCATATTcaggattttatttattgcac tcattttctACACCGCATTCGTCGCGTTTAAGCTGTCCGTGCACTACAAGAATGAAGGCTGA
- a CDS encoding hypothetical protein (NECATOR_CHRI.G1397.T1), producing the protein MAKKLGQWLSHALSGGNSQRRLEICTQLLSRSRRFDWLDTVVNGDEDDGGEFMDLPIRTAAGQHDSYCRGPLRSTAKIGPQDQQGAPEARQRSLAAR; encoded by the exons atggcgaaaaagctcggtcagtggctctcacatgcattgagcggaGGCAACagccaaagacgcctggaaATCTGCACACaactgctctccagaagccgcagattcgatTGGCTGGACACCGTTGTCAATGGAGATGAAGATGATGG tggggagttcatggatCTACCtattcgaactgctgccggacaacacgacagttactgccgaggtccACTGCGCTCAACCGCAAAGATTGGCCCACAAGATCagcaaggagcacccgaagctcgacaacgttcgcttgctgcacgataa